The Candidatus Desulfofervidus auxilii DNA segment ATCTGTAATATCCATAGCCACAGTGCGGACTACATTATCACCTAAGTGCTGAAATACTTCTAAAACTAAATTGTCTTCTGTATCGTCAATAGCTGGGTTGGTAACTGTCAAGGCATTGTGTAAAGCTGGCACCTCACCTTCTTTAAATCTCACATCTACTACATTCCCAATAACTTGCACAATTTTACCAACATTCATATCTTTAACCTCCTTTATATTTTTATCCTTTTAAGGCCTCTGCACCACCAACAATATCCATCAATTCTCTGGTGATATTTGCCTGTCTCAATTTATTAAAAACTAGGGTTAATTCCCTTACCATCTCTTTACAATTGCTGGTGGCATTATCCATAGCCCTCATTCGGGATGCATGCTCAGAGACTTCATTTTCAAGGAAATAACTATATAACCGCACATTGATGCTCTTAGGTAAAATCTGTTTCAAAATTTCCTGTGCCTTTGGTTCATAAATATATTCTACTTCAGAGGTCTCTTCACTAACACCTTCTGCACCAAGAGGAAGGAGTATTTCTACTGTGGGCACCTGCCTTACCATACTCAAAAATTGGGTATAAATTATAGCAACTTCATCTGCTTCTTCAGAGAGAAAAGAAGATACCAATTCTTGCGCAAAACGACTTACAAATGTATAATCTATTTTTCCTACTATGTCTTGATAGGTATTTTTTATTAGCTCTGAATAATACCTTTTAAAATAAGATACACCACGACGGCCTATAATGGTCAAAAAAATGTTCTTCCCTTCTCCCTTGGTAGCTCCAATAAATTTTTCTGCTCTATTAATTAAATTGGCATTAAATGCCCCACAAAGGCCTCTATCTGCGGTAAGTAATACCAAATGAATACTCTTCACCTCTTCCCGTCTCTGCAAAAGAGGAAATTGAGCAGGACTAACTCCGCTAACAGAGGAAAGCCTCCCTATTACCTCTTTATATTTATCTGCATAAACCCGGAAACCTTCCATCTTTGCCTGTGCACTCCGCAACTTCGCTGCTGCTACCATATTCATGGCACGGGTAATTTGTTCTGTCTTTTTAACTGCTTCTATTTTCCTTTTTATATCTCTTAAGGCTGGCATTTATTAGTCACCCTCCATTAGGACAAACCTTTTTTGGTCTTAAATTCAGCATTAAATTCGGTCAGAGCCTTGGCCATCAACTCATCTGTTGCTTTATCTATCTCATTTTTCTCCTTTATACTGCTAAAAATCTGCGGATATTTAGACTCAATAAATGGATATAACTCCTCTTCGTATTCTCTGAGGACTTCTACAGGGAATTCGTCCAAGAATCCCCTTACACCTGCATAGATAATGGTCACCTGTTTCTCCAAGGGTAATGGTTGATATTGAGGTTGCTTCAAAATTTCAACCAATCTTGCTCCTCTTTCCAGTTGTTTCTGAGTAGCCTTGTCTAATTCCGAGCCAAAGGCGGCAAATGCTGCTAATTCTCTATATTGAGCCAAGTCTAGCCTTAAACTACCTGCTACTTGTTTCATGGCCTTCACCTGGGCGGCACCACCCACACGGGAAACAGAAAGACCAACATTGATGGCAGGACGAACACCTGCAAAGAAAAGACCTGGTTCTAAATATACCTGACCATCAGTGATAGAAATAACATTGGTAGGAATATAAGCGGAAACGTCTCCTTGTTGGGTTTCAATAATCGGCAATGCAGTTAAAGAACCACCACCTAATTCTTCATTCAATTTGGCTGCCCTTTCTAATAGACGGGAATGATTATAGAAAATATCTCCTGGATAAGCTTCACGACCTGGTGGTCTTCTTAAAAGTAAAGAGACTTGACGGTAAGCCCAAGCTTGTTTAGTCAGATCATCATAAAGAATTAGGGCATGTCTCTTGGTATCTCTAAAATATTCTCCAATGGCACAACCAGAATAAGGGGCAATGTATTGCAATGTAGCCGGGTCACTGGCGGTAGCAGAGACTACCGTAGTATACTCCATGGCTCCATACCTCTGCAAGGTATCCACAATAGTTGCTACTGTGGATCTCTTTTGGCCGCAAGCTACATAGATGCAATAGACATCGGTTTCCTTCTGGGCTAAAATAGCATCAATACATATAGCTGTTTTGCCAATCTGACGGTCACCAATAATTAACTCCCGCTGTCCTCGTCCAATAGGAGTCATAGCATCTATGGCCTTAAGCCCGGTATAACAAGGCTCTTTTACTGGCTGTCTCTCAATAACCCCTGGGGCTTTAAACTCAATTCGCCGGAATTCCTTGGCTTCAATAGGACCTTTCCCATCCAAGGGTCTTCCCACGGGATCAATCACACGCCCAATAACTGCATCTCCTACTGGAATCTGAGCAATCCTACCGGTGCGTTTTACAATATCCCCTTCCTTAATATGGATGTCTTCACCCATAATAGCAATACCCACATTATCTTCCTCAAGATTCAGAGCAAGACCATAAATTTCTCCAGGAAACTCTATTAGCTCCAAGGCCTCACATTTCTCCAAACCATAAACACGGGCAATTCCATCACCTACAGAAAGCACCACTCCAGTCTCGCTGACATCAATCTCCTTTTCAAACCCTTTAATTTGTTGCTTAATAATTTCGCTGATTTCTTCTGCTCTAATTTGCATCTTTATACCTCACCTCTTTTTAAATTTTCCTTTAAAATATTTAATTGTCTCCTTATACTTCCATCATAAACCATGTCCCCTATTTTGGTAACAACACCACCAATAAGCTGGGGGTCTTCCTTTATTTCTAACACTACTTCTTTCTTACCTGTTACTTCTTTTAGTCTTGCCTTAATTGCTTCCAAAATATCGTCTGTAAGAGAAACAGCTGATATAAGTTCCGCCCTACAAATACCCTTATATTCATCTAGTAAAGTGGCATAATAATTAAAAATATCCTTAAGATAAAGCAATCTCTTTTTATCAAAAAGCAGAGTTAAAAATCTTTTCATTATTTCTGATAAATTTGCTTTTTCTAGAATAGTTTCTAATACCTGTTTACGCAAGCTCTTTTCAAATAGGGGTGTAATTAAATAAGACTTTAAATCCTTATTTGCTTCTAAAAAATCAGTGATTTCTTTTAATTCCTTTCCATACTCTTCTACTTTATTATCTTCTAACCCTACCTTGAAAAGAGCCGTTGCATACCGACGGGCAATTCCTATTCCTATCAACTTTATCCTCCCATCTTTGCTAAATATTCTTCAACAATCTTTTTTTGGTCTTCTGTTTTAAAATTCTCTTTTATAATGTCTTCAGCCATCTTGGTAGCCATTTCTGCAATTTCAGCCCTAAGTTCTTCTTTAGCCATCTTGGCCTCTTGCACTGCTGCGCGTTTTGCTCCCTCTTTAATTTGCTCTGCCATCTTATTGGCTTCTTCAATAATTCTTTTTTTCTCAGCCTCTCCAGCAACAATAAATTCTTTAATAATCTTTTCTTTTTCTTTATCTAATTGAGCTAACTTTGCTTCATATTCCAGAAATTTTTGGCGAGTAAGTCGCTTTTCCTTTTCTAGGTCTTCTAAAGTTGTTTTTATCTGTTCTTCCTTTTGATTTAAGGCATTACGCACAGGCTTGGCAGTAAGTTTATAGATAATGGCCGCAAAGATGAAAAAATTGAGGGCACGCCACAGAAGGTCAAAAAATTGATGCCTAGTATAATGATGAGCTTCGTGTCCTTCATGAGTTACTTCATGTTCTGCAGCCTCATGAGCAACTGGTCCATGATGTTCTTCAGTAGCCATAACATAACACATTCCCATCACTAAGCTAATACCACACACTAACACCAAAATAAAAAAGACTCGTGCCACCTTATGATTTCTATCCATGGCTAAGTGGCCTCCCCAAGATTTTTTCTGCAATATCTGAAGCAAACACCTTTATCTCCTCTTTCAATTTTTCACGTGTTTCTTGCATTTCTTTAGCAATACCAGCCTTCACTTTAGTTAATTCCTCCTCAACTTCACTATGGACCTTTGCTAAAAGACTCCTTTCTTCCTCAGTAGCTGCTTTTCTTAATGCCTCTTTTTTAGCCAATCCTTCCTTTTTAGCCTCTTCTATGGCTAACTGAAATTGCTTTAACCTATCCTCTGCTTCAGTCTGAAGCTTACCAATTTCATCTTGGTCTGACTGTATCTTCCTTTCCCTTTTTTTGATGGCCTCCCGAATAGGCTTAAAGAGAAGCATGTTTAAGATAAAAATCAATAAGAGAAAATTAACCAACTGGATTAAAAGAGCCTTGTCAATAGTTATACTAATCACCCTCTTACCCCTCCATTTAGATTAACATTGTCCTTTTACAACATTTTGAAACATTTGTCAAAGGTTTTTTTAAATTTTTTGTCAAGTTAAATATTGACTAAATAATATATGTCTAAAACGCAAATGTCAATAAGTAAATATTTATTTTTTGTAAAAATCTTTTTCAGGCTTTATTGCCATTTAGGTCTGTGTTTGCAAAGAGTTATCATACCCTTAATAAACTGGTAGCCATGAATCTAAAGAAAAAAGACTTCTAATAAAGGCCCATTCTTTTAAGAATGAGCCTTTAACTATTCTTCAATCCAGAATTGGGCTTTATTAGGCATAAAAATTCCTTTTTGTGTTACCTCTACTACCTGACCGGTAGAAAGCTGGATATAAGTTACAAGTTTGTCGCCTACTTGTTTAGTAACAATGCTCTCACCAATAGCTGGCGCTCCTTTACCGATACCCACACTTTTTTGAATTTCGTTATTTTTAAATCCTGTAGCAAGCAAGATAGCCGGTTCTTTGTAAGCTATACCTGCCTTATAATAGAGGGAAAATAGGCTACTATCTCCACCAAAACCACAAATATCACAATTTGGTGTAAAGGTAGTAAACATAGCTAGTTGACCTACTACACCTGGTTTAGAAATACAACGTTCTGCCGGACTACCGGTATGAAGTTCTATCTTCCAGCCATCAAAATCATTAGCAATATGTTTTGCACAATCATCCCAGTCACTATAAGCACCACAGCCACTTACACTAACACTATTAAGGTCTACTTCTGTTACTACCTTGTCACCACAATTGCAACCACCACTACCGTCCTTAGCTGGAGTCTTACAACTTCCATCTGTATTATATTCACAACACTCCACCTCTCCGCCTTCACACATGCAGATATAATCAACTGGCGTTGCCATTACCTGCACATTGGTAGCATCAAAGATATTTGTTACCGCAGTATTACATGTATAAGTTTTGTTAATAGGATTCCAACAAGTATCTTTCATGCCATAGAGATATTGCTGGCTTTCATCTGTCTTATCTGTTTCCCCAAAATATTTCCCTGTGCCAAAGAAGCACCATAAGTTACCTGCTTCATCAAAAGTCAGTTCAGGCGAAGCAGTTATAGGGGCACCTGCATTATAAAGAGTAGTAATACTCCAATTGTTTGGACCTTTCTCATCTGTCAAAATCCTCAGCATATCGCCTATAACATTACTTCCCTGCCTTTTCACAGTGCCACAATAAATGGCATCTACTGTATAATCATGGTCAGGGTCTACGGCAATGCAATCGCCTATATAGGTGTGATTACCTACCGATAACTTCTTTATTAAGGTACCAGTCTTTAAATCAATTACATAAATGTAACCTCTACTTGAAGGTGTATCTCCTTCATAATCTCTTGGGCCAGAGCCTAAAACCACATACCAGTTTCCATTTAGACCATCATCTTGTCTTGGACCTCCTGCATCTGGATTACCAATCCTTACAATAGCAGGATAGGAAGTAGTAAACCCCAAATCATTATCAGTAAATTCCCAGAGTAAATCAGGATTTTCTGGGTCAGTAATATCTAGGGCAAAGATAGAGGATAGACCTACCCTCTTCCCATGAAGTCAGGGGGCACCACTAGGTGGATTAGGACTGCCTCCAAATCTCATTTCACCAATTAGGATAGTAGCCCAATTTTTGGTTATGGTATTCCCATCAGAGGTGGTAACTGAAATGGGCACACTATGACTTGTTTGGATACTGGCATCAAAAAGCATTGCCCTCTGGTCCACATAATAGATGTGGCAATCATCATATTTTAGATTAGCCAGATATTTCAAATAAGGCAGGGCATTCATGGGAATATATGCCCAGAGTTCTTTAGCTATATCATCGCCTTCCAGTTTAGCCTCTAAATCAGGATTTTTTTTGCACAAATACCCTTCATCACAATCTTTATCAGTTTCGCATGTATTATTAGTATAACTATTTGAACCTGGGTCATAGCAAAATTTATCTCTTAATTTTCCTAAATAAAAACAATGTAACATACCATCATTTGCCCCCACAAAGAGATAATCATCACGTTTAATGGTAGGTGAAGGAGTGCCTTGATGAGGGTCATATACCTTTTGTTCTATAAATCCTGGGTAGCTCTCATTACTTGAAGAATAAGTTTTATCCTGATAACGAATATGATAAAGATTTAATGGAAAATGAGATAAAATTCTAGGAGTAGAATAAACAATATCACCTAGTTTCCAAATATGGGTTTCCCCGTTCAGGGTCAACTCCCTGCTCCTATGTCCGGTTTCATTACATGTCCCTGCATCGCTGTCTAAACATATATCGGTATCTATTCCTCTTATGTAATTGATAATATTTGCTGCATCATTGTCATCATAAGCCCTTAAATAGTCTTTTAAGGTAGAAGCATTGGCTGTGGTAAAACCACCACTTAAAAAAGATGAACCATCTGTTGAGGTATAAATGGTTCTATCGTCTAAATCCCTTTCCCACAATTTTTTACCCACATCCCAGACAGTCTTTACATCAGCTAATGTCTTTGTTTCGGCTGGGAAGCAAGGAGAGGTTACTTTGCCTGTATCATCTGAGTTATATAGATGAATTTTTGTTTTATCCCCTTCTAGGAAATATTTCATCACTTTATCCTGATCTAAAATCAATTTTTTGTCCTCTGTGGTATTTTCTCTAATCTGTCCCCATGCATCTATCCAAAAACCCTTTAAGTGCCCTAACCAAGAGAGTTCTTCATTGGTTTCCTCATTTGTGAATGCAGGTAAGAAATAGGCCTGGCAGAAGATACCACTACCCCTAGTAGAGGTGGAAAGCATGGAAACTGCAGTACCAGAAGAGGCACGCTTGAGAATATCGGCAAACACCTTAGAAAGCTTCTCTTCTAATTTTAAGGGATTGGCCACAAAAAAATAGGTATCTGGTTTCCCATCTCCATCTTTGTCCCATTCATTAGATAAGTCAGGCTTATTATTATTGTTTATATCTTCAAAACCACCCCATTTTGCCGCATACCAAAGAGGGTTTTTTAAAAGGGTAGCTG contains these protein-coding regions:
- the atpG gene encoding ATP synthase F1 subunit gamma is translated as MPALRDIKRKIEAVKKTEQITRAMNMVAAAKLRSAQAKMEGFRVYADKYKEVIGRLSSVSGVSPAQFPLLQRREEVKSIHLVLLTADRGLCGAFNANLINRAEKFIGATKGEGKNIFLTIIGRRGVSYFKRYYSELIKNTYQDIVGKIDYTFVSRFAQELVSSFLSEEADEVAIIYTQFLSMVRQVPTVEILLPLGAEGVSEETSEVEYIYEPKAQEILKQILPKSINVRLYSYFLENEVSEHASRMRAMDNATSNCKEMVRELTLVFNKLRQANITRELMDIVGGAEALKG
- the atpA gene encoding F0F1 ATP synthase subunit alpha, with the protein product MQIRAEEISEIIKQQIKGFEKEIDVSETGVVLSVGDGIARVYGLEKCEALELIEFPGEIYGLALNLEEDNVGIAIMGEDIHIKEGDIVKRTGRIAQIPVGDAVIGRVIDPVGRPLDGKGPIEAKEFRRIEFKAPGVIERQPVKEPCYTGLKAIDAMTPIGRGQRELIIGDRQIGKTAICIDAILAQKETDVYCIYVACGQKRSTVATIVDTLQRYGAMEYTTVVSATASDPATLQYIAPYSGCAIGEYFRDTKRHALILYDDLTKQAWAYRQVSLLLRRPPGREAYPGDIFYNHSRLLERAAKLNEELGGGSLTALPIIETQQGDVSAYIPTNVISITDGQVYLEPGLFFAGVRPAINVGLSVSRVGGAAQVKAMKQVAGSLRLDLAQYRELAAFAAFGSELDKATQKQLERGARLVEILKQPQYQPLPLEKQVTIIYAGVRGFLDEFPVEVLREYEEELYPFIESKYPQIFSSIKEKNEIDKATDELMAKALTEFNAEFKTKKGLS
- the atpH gene encoding ATP synthase F1 subunit delta, which codes for MIGIGIARRYATALFKVGLEDNKVEEYGKELKEITDFLEANKDLKSYLITPLFEKSLRKQVLETILEKANLSEIMKRFLTLLFDKKRLLYLKDIFNYYATLLDEYKGICRAELISAVSLTDDILEAIKARLKEVTGKKEVVLEIKEDPQLIGGVVTKIGDMVYDGSIRRQLNILKENLKRGEV
- a CDS encoding ATP synthase F0 subunit B, yielding MDRNHKVARVFFILVLVCGISLVMGMCYVMATEEHHGPVAHEAAEHEVTHEGHEAHHYTRHQFFDLLWRALNFFIFAAIIYKLTAKPVRNALNQKEEQIKTTLEDLEKEKRLTRQKFLEYEAKLAQLDKEKEKIIKEFIVAGEAEKKRIIEEANKMAEQIKEGAKRAAVQEAKMAKEELRAEIAEMATKMAEDIIKENFKTEDQKKIVEEYLAKMGG
- a CDS encoding ATP synthase F0 subunit B; translation: MISITIDKALLIQLVNFLLLIFILNMLLFKPIREAIKKRERKIQSDQDEIGKLQTEAEDRLKQFQLAIEEAKKEGLAKKEALRKAATEEERSLLAKVHSEVEEELTKVKAGIAKEMQETREKLKEEIKVFASDIAEKILGRPLSHG